A genomic stretch from Brucella sp. BE17 includes:
- a CDS encoding acetyl-CoA C-acyltransferase, with protein sequence MKNGDPIVIVGASRTALGAFQGAFTGAAACDLGAAAITGALQNAVLEPSAIDEILMGCVLSAGQGQAPARQASIKAGLPVSASATTLNKMCGSGMKATMLAHDLLLAGSADVIVAGGMESMSNAPYLLPKARGGYRMGHGAIVDHMFLDGLEDAYDKGRGMGTFAEDCAQNYGFSREAQDAFAIASLTRAQNAIAEGLFRAEITPVPVETGRDMVEVATDEQPGKAKPERISALRPAFRDGGTVTAANSSSISDGAAALVLMRASKAEKWSLAPRAIVTGHASHADKPNLFPTAPIGALRKLSEKTGWHLNEVDLFEINEAFAVVTMAAMHDLDLPHDKVNIHGGACALGHPIGASGARILVTLLAALETHRLKRGMAAICIGGGEATAIAIERIA encoded by the coding sequence ATGAAGAACGGCGATCCAATTGTCATTGTCGGGGCAAGTCGCACGGCGCTCGGCGCGTTTCAGGGTGCATTCACCGGTGCGGCGGCATGCGATCTGGGTGCTGCCGCGATTACCGGCGCATTGCAAAATGCGGTGCTTGAACCCTCAGCGATAGATGAAATTCTGATGGGCTGTGTGTTGTCCGCTGGTCAGGGGCAGGCTCCAGCGCGGCAGGCATCCATCAAAGCAGGATTACCGGTTTCGGCAAGTGCGACCACGCTCAACAAGATGTGCGGTTCGGGGATGAAAGCAACGATGCTTGCACATGATCTCCTTCTCGCAGGATCGGCAGATGTCATCGTTGCAGGCGGCATGGAGAGCATGAGCAATGCGCCCTATCTCCTGCCAAAGGCACGCGGCGGTTACCGTATGGGCCATGGCGCAATCGTCGATCATATGTTTCTCGATGGACTCGAGGACGCCTATGACAAGGGGCGCGGGATGGGCACTTTTGCCGAGGACTGCGCGCAGAATTACGGTTTCAGCCGTGAGGCGCAGGACGCCTTTGCCATTGCTTCGCTCACCCGCGCGCAAAATGCCATAGCAGAGGGGCTGTTCAGGGCCGAGATCACCCCTGTGCCTGTCGAAACAGGTCGTGATATGGTTGAAGTTGCAACAGACGAACAGCCCGGAAAGGCAAAGCCTGAGCGCATCTCCGCCCTGCGTCCGGCTTTTCGAGACGGCGGCACGGTGACTGCGGCCAATTCCTCATCCATATCCGACGGTGCGGCAGCACTCGTTCTCATGCGCGCCTCGAAGGCTGAAAAGTGGAGCCTTGCCCCACGCGCCATCGTAACCGGCCATGCAAGCCATGCCGATAAGCCGAACCTGTTCCCCACGGCCCCCATTGGTGCCTTGCGCAAACTCTCCGAAAAGACCGGATGGCATCTGAACGAAGTCGATCTTTTCGAGATCAACGAGGCTTTTGCGGTCGTCACAATGGCGGCGATGCATGATCTCGACCTGCCGCATGACAAGGTCAACATTCATGGCGGTGCCTGCGCGCTCGGCCACCCTATTGGAGCCTCGGGCGCGCGCATTCTGGTAACCCTTTTAGCAGCCCTTGAAACCCATCGTTTGAAGCGCGGCATGGCCGCGATCTGCATCGGCGGCGGTGAAGCGACGGCTATCGCAATTGAACGTATTGCTTGA
- a CDS encoding MFS transporter, translating into MASITSEGSAAPNTNNRLKSIIGGSTGNLVEWFDWYVYAAFALYFAPHFFPSEDQTASLMSSAAVFAVGFVMRPIGAWIMGIYADRKGRKAGLTLSVTLMCTGSLIIALTPDYQTIGLTAPALLVLARLMQGLSVGGEYGASATYLSEMAGKSRRGFFSSFQYVTLISGQLLAIALLILLQTTMETEALESWGWRIPFFVGAVLAVVVFWLRRGLAETESFKNAKASKAPKSGFWVLVKNHPKETALVMLLTAGGTLAFYAYSIYMQKFLVNTSGFSRETASLINGVTLFVFMCLQPIAGGLSDKIGRKPLMIAFGVAGVLFTYPIFSTLEHTRDPWVAGFLVMGALIIVTGYTSINAVVKAELFPAHIRALGVALPYALANTLFGGTAEYVALRFKNGGWEQGFYWYVTVMIGISLIVYLRMRDTSKDSQIQED; encoded by the coding sequence ATGGCCTCAATAACTTCTGAAGGAAGTGCAGCGCCGAATACCAACAACCGGCTTAAATCCATCATTGGCGGTTCGACCGGCAATCTGGTCGAATGGTTCGACTGGTATGTCTATGCAGCCTTTGCGCTTTATTTCGCGCCGCACTTCTTTCCGTCCGAAGACCAGACCGCAAGCCTGATGAGTTCGGCCGCCGTCTTTGCCGTCGGTTTCGTGATGCGCCCCATCGGTGCATGGATCATGGGCATCTATGCCGACCGCAAGGGCCGCAAGGCCGGGCTTACGCTTTCGGTGACGTTGATGTGCACCGGCTCGCTGATTATTGCACTAACGCCCGATTACCAGACCATTGGTCTGACGGCACCAGCCCTTCTCGTGCTGGCTCGTCTGATGCAGGGCCTTTCGGTTGGCGGCGAATATGGCGCCAGCGCCACATATCTTTCAGAAATGGCCGGTAAAAGCCGTCGCGGCTTCTTCTCGTCGTTCCAGTATGTGACACTGATTTCCGGTCAGCTTCTGGCTATCGCACTGCTGATCCTGCTGCAAACCACAATGGAAACCGAAGCACTCGAATCCTGGGGCTGGCGTATTCCGTTCTTTGTCGGTGCCGTTCTTGCTGTTGTCGTCTTCTGGTTGCGTCGCGGTCTGGCTGAAACGGAAAGCTTTAAAAACGCCAAGGCAAGTAAGGCACCAAAATCCGGCTTCTGGGTACTGGTCAAGAACCACCCCAAGGAAACCGCGCTGGTCATGCTTCTGACAGCCGGTGGCACGCTCGCCTTCTACGCCTATTCGATCTATATGCAGAAGTTTCTGGTCAATACATCCGGCTTTAGCCGTGAAACAGCCAGTCTGATCAATGGCGTGACGCTTTTCGTCTTCATGTGCCTGCAACCGATTGCTGGCGGGCTGTCCGACAAGATCGGCCGCAAGCCGCTGATGATCGCCTTTGGCGTTGCCGGCGTTTTGTTCACCTACCCGATCTTCTCGACGCTCGAACACACGCGCGATCCTTGGGTTGCTGGGTTTCTGGTGATGGGGGCGCTCATCATCGTCACCGGCTATACCTCGATCAATGCGGTGGTGAAGGCTGAGCTGTTCCCGGCGCATATTCGCGCACTCGGCGTGGCGCTGCCCTATGCGCTCGCCAACACGTTGTTCGGCGGTACGGCTGAATATGTGGCTCTGCGCTTCAAGAATGGCGGCTGGGAACAAGGTTTCTACTGGTACGTTACCGTCATGATCGGCATCTCGCTCATCGTCTATCTGCGTATGCGTGATACGAGCAAGGACAGCCAGATCCAGGAAGACTGA
- a CDS encoding ATP-binding protein — MFAVLVTVLLVAILWTAASWWTQEGASQRLRQSATFVARQQTRLIDSELAKFRLLPVVLKEYSDLRDVLAGGSMAATQRLNEKLGFLAQEIGSPIIYVITPDGLVIASSNADTPESFVGRHYSYRPYFQGAMADGAAEYYAIGDLSGRFGLFLARRIGNESHPIGVVVIKFEFHRLVRTWSNDPGQTFVTDPRGIILASTDKPEDLRSFEPISAAERERITQSGQFSVADLQPSHYAIGANGSVIGPSGEQFLAVEEPIGGTELKLLHIEPVAPAMQAARDLARLITVAAMLIVVCLGGAVYWRITRAARAAADRAALEAAVAERTVELSAEIAERERADRRFRAAREELAQANRLASLGSITAGLVHEINQPVATIRTLSENAQHYLSVGRMDKVAANLSTAVDLTARIGSITQEMRRFARRRRGENRPVAIDELIEGTLLLMGDRFRNANVELELPEKSTLQIAADRVRLEQVLVNLLQNALDAVVGEAVPRVALLVDIDDDMLSLTVADNGPGIDPEIGDDVFSPFVTGKPDGLGLGLGIARDIMSELGGTLRIVSSPLGGAAFAASIKQAKKS; from the coding sequence ATGTTTGCGGTCCTTGTGACCGTGCTGCTCGTCGCTATCCTATGGACAGCGGCCAGCTGGTGGACGCAAGAGGGTGCGTCGCAACGGCTACGCCAGAGCGCGACATTCGTCGCACGCCAGCAAACAAGGCTCATCGACAGCGAGTTGGCAAAGTTTCGTCTGCTGCCGGTGGTACTGAAAGAATATAGCGATCTGCGCGATGTGCTGGCTGGCGGATCCATGGCGGCAACGCAGCGCCTCAACGAAAAGCTCGGATTTCTCGCCCAAGAGATCGGTTCGCCGATCATCTATGTCATTACCCCCGACGGGCTGGTGATCGCTTCGTCCAATGCCGATACCCCGGAAAGTTTTGTCGGCCGTCATTACAGCTATCGCCCCTATTTTCAGGGAGCGATGGCAGACGGTGCTGCGGAATATTATGCAATCGGCGATTTGAGTGGTCGGTTCGGACTATTTCTGGCTCGCCGTATCGGCAACGAAAGCCATCCCATAGGCGTCGTGGTCATCAAATTCGAATTTCATCGCCTGGTGAGGACCTGGTCAAACGATCCTGGGCAGACATTTGTGACCGACCCACGTGGCATCATTCTCGCGTCGACCGACAAGCCGGAAGACCTGCGTTCCTTTGAACCAATCTCAGCTGCTGAACGCGAGCGGATAACCCAGAGCGGTCAGTTCAGCGTGGCCGATTTGCAACCAAGCCACTATGCCATCGGGGCAAATGGCAGTGTGATTGGTCCATCTGGCGAGCAATTCCTGGCCGTAGAGGAGCCGATTGGCGGTACGGAGCTCAAACTCCTCCATATCGAGCCAGTGGCGCCCGCAATGCAGGCAGCGCGCGACCTGGCGCGGCTGATTACTGTCGCCGCTATGTTGATCGTTGTGTGTCTTGGGGGAGCTGTCTATTGGCGCATAACGCGGGCGGCCCGTGCCGCAGCCGATCGTGCGGCACTGGAAGCGGCTGTCGCCGAACGAACGGTGGAACTAAGCGCGGAAATTGCCGAGCGTGAGCGCGCCGACCGGCGTTTTCGCGCGGCCCGTGAGGAACTGGCGCAGGCAAATCGCCTTGCTTCGCTGGGATCGATCACTGCAGGGCTTGTACATGAGATCAACCAGCCGGTCGCGACCATTCGTACATTGAGTGAGAATGCACAGCATTATCTTTCGGTGGGACGCATGGACAAGGTTGCCGCCAATCTTTCAACCGCGGTTGATCTCACGGCACGTATCGGCTCGATAACCCAGGAAATGCGCCGTTTTGCGCGTAGGCGACGCGGCGAAAACAGGCCTGTTGCTATTGACGAGCTGATAGAGGGTACCTTGCTTTTGATGGGCGACCGTTTTCGCAATGCCAATGTCGAGCTGGAACTGCCCGAAAAATCTACGCTTCAGATTGCAGCCGACCGGGTGCGGCTCGAACAGGTTCTAGTCAATCTTTTGCAGAACGCGCTTGATGCGGTCGTAGGTGAGGCGGTGCCACGGGTTGCTCTGCTGGTAGATATCGATGACGATATGCTGTCCTTGACCGTGGCCGATAACGGCCCGGGCATAGATCCGGAAATCGGTGACGATGTCTTCAGCCCCTTTGTGACCGGCAAGCCGGACGGACTCGGCCTTGGTCTTGGCATCGCGCGCGACATCATGAGCGAACTTGGCGGCACATTGCGTATCGTTTCCTCGCCGCTTGGCGGCGCGGCCTTTGCGGCGAGCATAAAACAGGCGAAAAAATCATGA
- a CDS encoding sigma-54 dependent transcriptional regulator, which yields MSENEPLRVMLVDDDVAFRTALADAFEIAGLAIETHGDGQAALSHISADFPGVVVTDIRMPRIDGNGVLDALLARDPELPVILMTGHGDIGMAVGALKKGAFDFIAKPFAADHLVSSVRRALEMRRLVLENRRLRRAAAEAEQDYPLLGETPVMVRLRETIRQLASVDVDVLIEGETGTGKELVARLLHRWSPRHSRGLVAIDCAALPDVIADEVLFGNRIQRGRIAEADRGTLFLDEIDSMSSMLQGKLLRVVEERELPSLTGEPRAVDLRVVAAAKGDLDRAVAEGRFRSDLLYRLETVRLRIPPLRERRKDIGLLFAYFLDEAAAQFGQPRPPINAAIEARLNSDDWVGNVRELRNYAKQVVLGLSGELQDISGTLPLCDQMDRFEEGVIRAMLERCNGDVGQAAEHLQMPRRSLYARLQRHNIDASFFRKR from the coding sequence ATGAGTGAAAACGAACCATTGCGCGTCATGCTGGTCGATGACGATGTGGCTTTTCGCACAGCGCTGGCCGATGCCTTCGAGATCGCCGGGCTTGCTATCGAGACCCATGGCGACGGTCAGGCAGCCCTTTCCCATATCAGCGCGGATTTTCCCGGCGTCGTCGTCACCGATATCCGCATGCCCCGTATTGATGGCAATGGAGTGCTCGACGCCTTGCTGGCTCGCGATCCCGAATTGCCCGTCATTCTGATGACCGGCCATGGCGATATCGGCATGGCGGTGGGAGCGTTGAAAAAAGGCGCTTTCGATTTCATCGCCAAGCCCTTTGCCGCAGATCATCTTGTTTCAAGTGTCAGAAGGGCTTTGGAAATGCGCCGTCTGGTGCTTGAAAACCGCCGTCTGCGCCGCGCTGCGGCCGAAGCCGAACAGGATTATCCGCTGCTCGGCGAAACGCCAGTTATGGTGCGGCTGCGCGAGACGATTCGTCAGCTTGCAAGCGTCGACGTCGATGTGCTGATCGAGGGCGAGACGGGTACTGGAAAAGAACTTGTTGCGCGCCTCCTCCATCGTTGGAGCCCGCGCCACAGTCGTGGCTTGGTGGCGATCGACTGCGCTGCTCTCCCCGATGTAATTGCCGATGAGGTTTTGTTCGGCAATCGTATCCAGCGCGGACGCATCGCAGAGGCCGATCGCGGTACATTGTTTCTCGACGAGATAGACAGCATGTCGTCAATGTTGCAGGGCAAGCTTTTACGCGTCGTGGAAGAGCGCGAACTGCCGTCGTTGACGGGAGAGCCGCGCGCCGTCGATCTGCGCGTCGTGGCCGCTGCCAAGGGCGATCTTGATCGCGCTGTGGCAGAGGGACGCTTTCGCTCTGATCTTCTTTATCGACTTGAAACCGTGCGGCTACGCATTCCGCCCTTGCGTGAGCGGCGCAAGGATATTGGTCTGCTCTTCGCCTATTTTCTCGATGAGGCGGCAGCACAATTCGGCCAGCCACGCCCGCCCATCAACGCGGCCATCGAAGCGCGGCTCAATTCAGACGACTGGGTCGGCAATGTGCGTGAACTGCGTAATTATGCCAAGCAGGTGGTGCTTGGTCTGAGCGGCGAGCTGCAGGACATATCCGGGACTTTACCGCTTTGCGATCAGATGGACCGGTTCGAGGAGGGCGTCATCCGTGCCATGCTGGAGCGCTGCAACGGCGATGTGGGGCAGGCCGCTGAACATCTGCAAATGCCGCGCCGCAGCCTTTATGCCCGTTTGCAACGCCATAATATCGATGCTTCATTCTTTAGAAAAAGATAA
- a CDS encoding GH25 family lysozyme: MRLLPQHLVIVSTIILASSALAGCTSSSGIDNLMSQPRPSAEMTGSIVRPVPPVTVSQAANTSAPQEEVLAWAGPVPDNTQFKAEPPAAVASPQQERRFTQVPVPTPQTAAYPQVRLSQPQTASRSRTKIYSHRFRDAKPINFGRVNPRKLAVHGVDVSRWQGNIDWEKLRTQGANFVYIKATDGGDHLDPMFKKNWREAKSAGVKHGAYHFFYWCRVASEQADWFIRNVPKDPDALPPVIDVEWNGDSACRRRPSPAQVREKMQVFMDRLERHYGKRPIIYTAPDFYDDNLKGAFKNYPFWLRAVAQHPSKVYPGRPWVFWQYSGSGLSKGVSNKIDLNVFNGSEEQWHRWLQKVGS; encoded by the coding sequence ATGCGTCTTTTGCCTCAGCACCTCGTGATCGTGTCGACGATCATTCTTGCATCGAGCGCCCTTGCGGGTTGCACGTCGAGTTCGGGCATCGATAATCTGATGTCGCAGCCGCGTCCTTCCGCCGAGATGACCGGTTCAATTGTGCGCCCCGTACCGCCCGTAACCGTCAGTCAGGCAGCCAATACATCGGCTCCACAGGAAGAGGTGCTCGCCTGGGCCGGTCCCGTCCCTGACAATACACAATTTAAGGCTGAGCCGCCTGCCGCCGTGGCATCCCCACAACAGGAGCGCAGATTTACCCAAGTCCCGGTGCCGACGCCACAAACTGCAGCCTATCCGCAGGTGCGCCTTTCCCAGCCGCAAACGGCATCGCGCAGCCGGACAAAGATTTATAGCCATCGGTTCCGTGATGCTAAACCCATCAATTTTGGTCGCGTCAATCCTCGAAAGCTCGCCGTCCACGGGGTCGATGTCTCGCGCTGGCAGGGCAATATCGACTGGGAAAAACTGCGCACGCAAGGTGCCAATTTCGTCTATATCAAGGCCACCGACGGCGGCGATCATCTCGATCCGATGTTCAAGAAGAACTGGCGCGAAGCAAAGTCTGCGGGCGTCAAACATGGTGCCTATCATTTCTTCTATTGGTGCCGGGTAGCAAGCGAGCAGGCCGACTGGTTTATCCGCAATGTGCCAAAAGACCCGGATGCGCTGCCACCCGTGATCGACGTTGAATGGAACGGCGATTCTGCCTGCCGCAGGCGTCCATCGCCCGCACAGGTGCGCGAAAAAATGCAGGTCTTCATGGACCGGCTCGAACGCCATTACGGCAAGCGACCGATTATTTATACGGCACCGGACTTCTACGACGATAATTTGAAGGGTGCCTTCAAGAACTATCCATTCTGGCTGCGTGCGGTCGCACAGCATCCCTCAAAAGTCTATCCCGGACGTCCGTGGGTCTTCTGGCAATATTCAGGCTCCGGCCTGTCGAAAGGCGTCAGCAACAAGATTGACCTCAATGTCTTCAACGGCAGCGAGGAACAATGGCATCGCTGGCTACAGAAAGTAGGAAGTTAG
- the mog gene encoding molybdopterin adenylyltransferase, whose protein sequence is MKIGVVTVSDRASRGEYEDLSGPAIEAWLQRAVVIPYEVLRRVIPDGMETVRDTLIELCDTHKCDLILTTGGTGPSPRDETPEAMQAVLHKELPGFGELMRRVSLEQTPTAILSRQTAGSRGASFILNLPGKPASIAMTLQAVFPAVPYCLDLIGAGRIETDPEVVKAHRPG, encoded by the coding sequence TTGAAAATTGGTGTCGTTACGGTTTCCGACCGCGCCAGCCGCGGAGAATATGAGGACCTCAGCGGTCCGGCCATTGAGGCATGGTTGCAACGCGCCGTCGTCATACCCTATGAGGTGTTGCGCCGGGTTATTCCCGACGGCATGGAAACCGTACGCGATACTCTGATTGAGCTTTGCGATACGCACAAGTGCGACCTGATCCTTACCACCGGCGGCACCGGACCAAGCCCACGCGACGAAACGCCGGAGGCGATGCAGGCGGTGCTTCACAAGGAGCTTCCGGGCTTTGGAGAACTGATGCGTCGCGTGAGCCTCGAACAGACGCCGACAGCTATTCTTTCGCGCCAGACGGCGGGTAGTCGTGGTGCGAGTTTCATCCTCAATTTACCAGGCAAGCCAGCGTCCATCGCCATGACCCTGCAGGCGGTTTTTCCAGCAGTGCCCTATTGCCTTGATCTGATTGGTGCCGGGCGCATCGAGACCGATCCCGAAGTGGTCAAGGCGCATCGGCCCGGCTGA
- a CDS encoding nitroreductase family protein, translating into MTNSLLEALKKRRTQYALGKTLPLPKEEVAELIRETIKHAPSSFNSQSSRAVILFGAESEKVWDITKEELRKIVPADAFGQTEAKLDSFAAGAGTVLFFEDQAVVQKLQADFPLYADNFPAFSEQSGGMAQYAVWSVLAVAGIGASLQHYNPVIDAEIAKTFDVPASWKLRAQMPFGSNEQPFGPKTFMDDSERFKLFG; encoded by the coding sequence ATGACCAACAGCCTTCTCGAAGCCCTTAAAAAGCGTCGGACGCAATATGCACTTGGCAAGACCCTCCCCTTGCCAAAGGAAGAAGTTGCTGAACTGATCCGTGAAACGATCAAACACGCACCATCTTCGTTCAATTCGCAAAGCTCGCGTGCCGTCATCCTGTTTGGCGCTGAAAGCGAGAAAGTCTGGGACATCACCAAGGAAGAACTGCGCAAGATTGTCCCGGCCGATGCCTTCGGCCAGACCGAAGCCAAGCTCGATTCCTTTGCCGCCGGTGCGGGCACGGTGCTGTTCTTCGAAGATCAGGCCGTGGTGCAGAAATTGCAGGCGGACTTCCCGCTTTATGCCGATAATTTCCCGGCTTTCTCCGAGCAATCCGGTGGCATGGCACAATATGCAGTATGGAGCGTACTTGCCGTTGCTGGCATTGGCGCTAGCCTTCAGCATTATAATCCGGTGATCGATGCAGAGATCGCCAAGACCTTTGATGTGCCCGCGTCGTGGAAACTGCGTGCGCAGATGCCTTTTGGTTCAAACGAACAGCCATTTGGACCCAAGACGTTCATGGATGATTCAGAGCGGTTCAAACTGTTCGGCTAA
- a CDS encoding FAD/NAD(P)-binding protein, which produces MKTVMIIGGGASGVILAAQVLAHAQHLHIRLFERSGRVGSGIAYSTQNPSHLLNVRAGNMSAFAQQPEHFLHWLQKRSETDGGTKWSEQSYAPRKLYNLYLQDLIAPYLEDEKPRLVIETCEIVGIKIQDGAPCVKASSGASFSGSALIVATGNEAAIAVSGGRVREYWSSSGYFDIPATASVAIFGTGLSMVDSVLSLLDRGHEGPIHALSRRGLVPARHEHVEPFALSADPLFACASLSSLLSHIRALMREAAASGSDWRAVMDSLRPFTGSLWQRLSLTERESFLRHLRPWWDVHRHRMAPRVADRIDAARASGQLQIEAGRLLSVREGENGVAIHYRRRHRRESAELTVATIIDCRGGNPRFSTTRNPALAGLMENGLGRPDPLDLGLDVRDDLRLIDAHGGSAAPIYALGPLTKGLFWEVTAVPDIRVQAAQLAGFLLSDKI; this is translated from the coding sequence TTGAAGACAGTCATGATTATCGGGGGCGGTGCAAGCGGTGTCATTCTTGCCGCACAAGTGCTGGCCCATGCACAGCACCTTCATATCCGTTTGTTCGAACGTTCGGGACGGGTCGGCAGTGGCATCGCCTATTCGACACAAAATCCCAGCCATCTACTGAATGTCCGAGCCGGTAATATGAGCGCTTTTGCGCAACAACCGGAGCATTTTCTTCATTGGTTGCAAAAGCGCTCGGAAACGGACGGGGGGACTAAATGGTCAGAGCAATCCTATGCGCCGCGAAAATTGTATAACCTCTATCTTCAGGATCTGATTGCGCCTTACCTTGAGGATGAAAAACCGCGTCTGGTGATCGAGACATGCGAAATCGTTGGCATCAAGATACAGGACGGCGCTCCTTGCGTGAAGGCTTCGTCCGGCGCGTCATTTTCAGGCTCTGCCTTGATTGTGGCAACCGGCAACGAGGCGGCGATTGCTGTCAGCGGCGGTCGCGTCAGGGAATACTGGTCGAGTTCGGGCTATTTCGACATTCCCGCAACCGCATCGGTTGCAATCTTCGGCACCGGACTTTCGATGGTCGACAGCGTCCTTTCCCTGCTCGACCGGGGCCATGAGGGCCCGATCCATGCCTTGTCGCGACGCGGTCTCGTGCCTGCCCGGCATGAGCATGTTGAGCCTTTCGCGCTTTCAGCCGATCCTCTGTTTGCTTGTGCCAGTCTTTCCAGCTTGCTCAGCCACATACGCGCGCTGATGCGCGAAGCGGCAGCGAGCGGCTCGGACTGGCGGGCCGTCATGGATTCCTTGCGTCCTTTTACAGGGAGCCTATGGCAGCGGCTGTCCCTTACTGAACGCGAAAGCTTCCTGCGCCATTTACGCCCATGGTGGGATGTTCATCGCCACCGCATGGCCCCGCGCGTGGCTGATCGCATCGATGCGGCGCGCGCCTCAGGCCAGTTGCAAATCGAGGCGGGCCGACTTTTATCGGTCAGGGAAGGGGAGAACGGCGTAGCGATCCATTACCGACGTCGTCATCGCCGCGAGAGCGCTGAACTTACGGTCGCGACGATCATCGACTGCCGCGGTGGCAATCCGCGTTTTTCCACCACGCGCAATCCCGCCCTCGCCGGCCTGATGGAAAATGGTCTGGGGCGGCCCGATCCGCTTGATCTCGGCCTCGATGTTCGCGACGATTTGCGGCTGATTGATGCGCATGGCGGATCGGCTGCACCGATCTATGCACTCGGCCCGTTGACGAAAGGTCTCTTCTGGGAGGTCACGGCTGTTCCTGACATCCGCGTTCAGGCTGCACAGTTGGCAGGGTTTCTGCTTAGCGATAAAATATAA